Proteins co-encoded in one Dendropsophus ebraccatus isolate aDenEbr1 chromosome 9, aDenEbr1.pat, whole genome shotgun sequence genomic window:
- the LOC138801500 gene encoding uncharacterized protein: MDGIRAAILCLLVLGSSVSSLRLTGPSVHTARLGSDTLVPCLVTVDNPPVDPEHITIFWLHQDKEILSYDKSVRTTSPRYSLSTEALGAGTGDLTITNIQIPDGGMYKCSVTYRSQTKEKEIRLDVGAPPQVMVTGNTVVMNKESVLRCSITGFYPVDIDIRWFRGTELQRDASEEKTWTNPDRTYNVTSSLTLTPSKEDIERNFSCRVQHEFLQEPLQKTFHLYVSPEYEEGTSAGIIAACIIVPMGILLIAGALWWTRKLRLKAPALFIVRDIEGPPKLIDGEETTLYCTVDNYPENLCVTWLIRRAGQEEEIQTSQMRGHSEEEKESLLDTSYVIRSQREGCQYLTSLSFIPHIQRYRDVTFICRGVSKEQQEEKTFYRETVYAPGPFIVRDIKGPPKLIDGEETTLYCTVDDSPENLCVTWLIRRAGQEEEEIQTSQMRGHSEEVKESLLDTSYVIRSQPEGRQYSSSLSFIPHIQRHRDVTFICRGVSKEQQEEKRFHYETVYAEPHMLEPIQITMAASSHVQFSLTLQKFYPKGIRISWHLENTSGNLPLSAVERWSTQDDDPKYNVTSVVSILLHTVNDRQLKIVVEWKHESMETRETRSITMRDLPWRPHVGSINIPNLEDETKAALTCDISGYFPDLLSITWFTKKVGDLTPVLIQTSGTERTYKMSHNEKQENDNTYCYEASLTFTPIISLDEGSEIICRVDHPSLERPIERSTAPLHIGVKKTVGKNVKQWFKGMVIPVTKTGVIKKTEESENTGKNKTMEKTNNNGEIEEAVIAEEREAEGTEV; the protein is encoded by the exons ATGGACGGTATACGGGCAGCAATCCTCTGCCTCCTGGTTCTGGGCTCCTCAG TGTCCTCCCTGAGGCTGACGGGACCATCTGTACATACAGCCAGGCTGGGGTCTGACACCCTGGTTCCTTGCCTGGTCACAGTGGACAATCCTCCTGTAGATCCGGAACATATAACAATATTCTGGCTCCACCAAGATAAGGAAATCCTGAGCTATGATAAATCTGTGAGGACGACGTCTCCGAGATATTCCCTGAGCACAGAAGCATTAGGAGCCGGGACTGGTGACCTGACTATTACTAATATACAGATACCTGATGGGGGGATGTACAAGTGTTCAGTGACCTACAGATCACAGACCAAGGAGAAGGAGATCCGGCTGGACGTTGGAG CTCCTCCACAGGTGATGGTCACAGGTAACACAGTTGTCATGAATAAGGAGAGTGTTCTGCGCTGTTCCATCACTGGATTCTACCCCGTGGACATTGATATCAGATGGTTCCGGGGCACAGAGCTGCAGAGAGATGCCTCAGAGGAGAAAACCTGGACAAACCCAGATAGAACCTACAATGTAACCAGCAGCCTCACCCTAACACCCTCTAAGGAAGACATAGAAAGGAACTTCTCCTGTAGAGTCCAACATGAATTTCTACAGGAACCTCTTCAGAAAACATTCCATCTGTATGTCTCTCCGGAGTATGAAG AAGGAACCTCAGCCGGGATTATTGCTGCCTGTATTATTGTGCCAATGGGGATACTTCTCATCGCTGGTGCTCTATGGTGGACACGAAAACTGAGGCTGAAAG CTCCTGCACTATTCATAGTAAGAGACATTGAGGGTCCTCCTAAGCTGATAGATGGAGAGGAGACcaccctgtactgtactgtggaCAACTACCCCGAGAACCTGTGTGTGACCTGGCTGATAAGAAGAgctggacaggaggaggagatccagACGTCTCAGATGAGAGGACATTcagaagaagagaaggagagCTTACTGGATACATCCTATGTGATCAGATCCCAACGAGAGGGATGTCAGTACTTGACATCACTGAGCTTcatcccccatatacagagatataGAGATGTCACCTTCATCTGTAGAGGAGTCTCCAAGGAACAACAAGAGGAGAAGACGTTTTACCGTGAGACTGTATATG CTCCCGGACCATTCATAGTAAGAGACATTAAGGGTCCTCCTAAGCTGATAGATGGAGAGGAGACcaccctgtactgtactgtggaCGACTCCCCCGAGAACCTGTGTGTGACCTGGCTGATAAGAAGAgccggacaggaggaggaggagatccagaCGTCTCAGATGAGAGGACATTCAGAAGAAGTGAAGGAGAGTTTACTGGATACATCCTATGTGATCAGATCCCAACCGGAGGGGCGTCAGTACTCCTCATCACTGAGCTTcatcccccatatacagagaCATAGAGATGTCACCTTCATCTGTAGAGGAGTCTCCAAGGAACAACAAGAGGAGAAGAGGTTTCACTATGAGACTGTATATG CTGAACCCCACATGTTGGAGCCCATACAGATCACTATGGCGGCTTCATCTCATGTTCAGTTCTCTCTGACTCTACAGAAGTTTTACCCTAAAGGTATAAGAATCTCCTGGCATTTGGAAAATACATCTGGTAACTTACCATTATCAGCTGTGGAAAGATGGAGCACACAAGACGACGATCCCAAATATAATGTCACCAGTGTTGTCAGTATTCTTCTTCATACAGTCAATGATCGACAGTTGAAAATCGTTGTAGAGTGGAAACATGAGAGTATGGAGACACGAGAGACAAGATCAATAACTATGAGAG ATCTGCCCTGGCGGCCACATGTTGGATCTATCAATATCCCCAACCTGGAAGATGAGACAAAAGCCGCCCTGACCTGTGATATATCCGGATATTTCCCTGATCTTCTATCTATAACCTGGTTCACTAAGAAGGTTGGAGACCTGACTCCTGTACTTATACAAACATCAGGCACGGAGAGAACCTACAAGATGTCACATAATGAGAAGCAGGAGAATGATAACACTTACTGCTATGAGGCTTCATTGACTTTTACCCCAATAATAAGTTTAGACGAAGGATCAGAAATCATCTGCAGAGTGGACCATCCCAGCCTGGAGCGTCCTATAGAGAGGAGCACCGCACCCCTACACATAG GTGTAAAAAAGACTGTTGGTAAAAATGTCAAACAATG GTTTAAAGGAATGGTCATACCAGTTACCAAGACTGGGGTCATTAAGAAGACTGAAGAGTCTGAGAACACTGGGAAGAATAAGACAATGGAGAAGACTAATAATAATGGAGAGATTGAGGAGGCTGTGATAGCAGAGGAGAGAGAAGCTGAGGGCACAGAAGTATAA